Genomic DNA from Acanthopagrus latus isolate v.2019 chromosome 2, fAcaLat1.1, whole genome shotgun sequence:
TGTCTACCTGGCTAAAATGAAATTTACACAGTCACACTTACTTGACTGTTAAAATGACTAACGCACATAATTTTGACGTTTCCTGACATTTCCCGTCATTTACTGTCTCCCGCATGTACACAGTTTACACTCTGACAAGCTTGCTAGCAAGCTAATGTTCCGCTTTGCTAGCGAATGAACTCATTTTAGCTATGTGGCTTAGTCACTAAGTTAGCAATAAACTAAGATTGTGTGTGGCATATAGCGCATTATTCATGCTACATTATATATTGCGAGCTGTTAGGCTTCCTTTCACTTTCAGCGTTTATGGCCCCGCTGTCAGCTAATAATGCTAGCAGGGTTAGCTTGCACGCTGCTAACGTTAGGTATCCCATTATGTCACAAAAGCCTGTCGTCTAGCTGAAGATGTTGCTCGgctggttagctagctgttaACGTTAGCACGCAGCCCTCTTCAGAGTGTGCTAACTCTTAGCTACCggcacatttatgtttttaaatatgtcaaGAGAGGACAATAGCTGTCTGAGAGTGGTTTACTGACTCCGTTGAGCAGCTTGGGGTAAATAGTTAGGTTCTGTTGTGGCTGCTAGGCCACTTGACTCACTTTTATTGGTGTTCAAATGAAAACTAAGAACGTCAGCGGTTCCTTAACTGCGCGCAAGATCGTGACGCCAGTTATGACAGCTCAAAGTCACACCAAGTGTTAAAAGTGGGTTTTAGATCTGTTGACAGCGACCTGATATACTGTGAATTGCTGTAGATTTTAATCCCTGCAGtgacaaagttttttttattattattattttgactgATACTGAATTTAACATCTGTGTCTCTCATCACTGCTCTAACAGCTAATGTCTCCCTCTACCTTTCCACACTGGCCAatctagaaatgttttttttttaattagtgttttgttttctttacagtCCTCAAAGAGGACAAAGTAAAACCTCAACTAGTCATATAAGTTGTTTACTGCCCCCACTGAACTCTCCAGCTTCCCTCACCCCCCTTGACTTGGATGGCCTTTGAACTTAAACTAATTTTGAATTACTGGCATAAGTTACACACAAGTTGTTGATAATGGACCGCGTATATCTCGCTTCTGATAAGTAAGCCGATGACCAGATGAGGAGAAACTATTTAATATGTGATTGTTGCAGTTTCCTTGACGAAACGTCCACAGAGAATACGAGGCGCGCTTGTTGAGGTATGGGGAGCGCATCTGGACTTGCAAGAGCACTGGAAGCAGccaactcacacacaaagaagcaTGGGAGGAGGAACAAGAAGTCACCGAACTGTAAGTATTGCATCTGaagtttgtgttcatgttcatgaaTTCATCCAACTAGTGAAATGTATATGCATATGCATATGTCCTACATATTGGCATATGCATACATAATTTCCCCAAAGGCTGTGGGGATTTTGTTTGGACTGGTATGTATGGGTATACCAGTTGATGCACAAGCCCAGTAGTATACACGGAAGAGCCATACCCTGGAAGTGAAGGTCACAAGGCATGCTGCGTTCCTGTGATTGGATAAATCCAGtgctcctcctctcattctATTTAGAGGGTGTGTGATTGAGTCATCCGCACTGGCCTGGTGAGAGTTGTCTTATCCTGATCTGCAAAAAATGAAGGGCATAGCATTTTTCAGAGAATATGATAGTTGAATGGATCTCTTTGAGCCCACTCATCACCAACCAGGTGTAGGTATAGTGTATGTATACAGCTCTCTGCGAGAGGAATGTTAACGTAATGACATGTGTCCCAAAGAGATGTCACATCAAAGACAGCATAGAGCATTGCTCAGCTGCCCAGAGCTCAAGTCACTGAGGATCACGAGCTGTATTTAAGCTCTGTCTAATTATATCAGCCAAGGGACTTtactccccctgctggtcactCTCAGCCCTCTGATGCCATGTTATGTAATGCTCTGGTTCCAGTGATGACTGAAtcacagaaattcaaacaatGTGAAAGACATTTTGTCATGAATAGAGAGCATCACACATCGAACACATTCAACTAtgtctgttgtggtgaagatttcttcttcttcttcttcttcctctccttcttcttcttcttcttcttcttcttcttcttcttcttcttcttcttcttgatcaTTTTGTGTGCACAGGCTTCAGGAGGAGTATCCCCAGTGGTTTGAGAAACCAATTCTGGAGATGGTCCATCACAACACCGTGTCTTTAGACAAACTGGTTGAGATGTCCTGGGTTGAAATCCTCACAAAGTATGCTGTGGGTGAAGAGTGCGATTTCCTGGTCAGTTTGACTTCTTAAATTTTAACATTGTTgatagaaaatgtgtctttgtattttgaTGTTATGAAGACAACAGAATGGATGGTTCTTAACGTCATCTTTAGAGGACCATGGAAatagaaacaaaatataatacaaaGGAGTATGTCTCATGTGAATCAACATTAATGTAACACCTCTTGGTGTAACATGAGATTCTCACAAGACTGTTTCACTTCAGGTGGGAAAGGATAAAAGTTTGCAAGTGAAGGTGGTGAAGATCCACCCGCTAGAGAATCCGGAGGGTGAGACAGCGGAGAAGAAGCTCGAAGGTGCCTGTGACTCTCCATCCAGCGACAAGGAGAACGCAAGTCAGGAAAACCAGAGGAAGGAACCTCCCCCCCGAgaagaggagaacaggaggGAGAGCCTCAGTGAGTACCAAGTcaatatgtaaacaaacagaagaagcacTTTAAAGAACATAGAAAATGTCCAGTAGTGCAGATGCAACCAAACTGACTGTAGAATTACATTAGTGGGACCCATCATATAACTGCAGTACAAGTGGATGTGTTGTTTCATAAAGCAGGCCTATAGTagctgattttcatgttttttcccttttttactttggttttaatcaaaaatgtcattataatTTGGAAAATAAAGTCTCCCATTTcttaacattgttttgtttgtcctcataTCAGGTGACAGAGCACGCCGCTCACCAAGGAAACTCCCCACTGCcatgaaagaagagaagaagaagtgggtgATGCCCAAATTCCTTCCTCATAAGTACGACGTGAAGCTCATAAATGAGGATAAGGTTCGTACCTGCATTAGCTGTCAGCAAAAGCGCTACtcttctgtatttttctgttcttctactttttttttttttaattagttgcttttattaattgattttttgACATCTTTATCCATAGCGCGTCTCTTGTATTTCCATGTGTTGTTTGCAATCTTTTAATGTTGACACAGACTGCATTTTGAAACAAATTCCTTAACCATAATTGAATGAATACTGTCTGTCTCGTAGGTAATCAGTGACGTCCCTGCAGACAGTCTTTACAGAACGGAGCGCCCCCCAACCAAAGAGATCATGCGCTACTTCATTAGGCACAACGCACTGAGGCTCGGCATGGGAGAGAGTGCTCCCTGGGTGGTTGAAGATGAACTGGTGAAAAAGTTTAACCTTCCCAGCAAATTCAGTGACTTTCTTCTTGATCCTCACAAGGTAATTTACTCATTCTGTTTTTAGCATGTTGCTTGATATAAAGGTGTCTCTCATTCTTGGCTCACGCTCTTTGTGCTTGTCTACAGTTTTTAGCAGAGAATCCCTCCACAAAGCGTAAGAGCTTGACATCTCCAGAGGGTAGACCCAGCAAGAAGCTCAAGTCTCCTGACACGCCAGGAGAGGATTCAGGAAATGAGAAGGGcgagaagaaaaggaaaagaaaaaaggactcTTTAGGCATGCCCCTTAGTCCAACTATTTGGGGCCACATGCAGGTAGGCTGGCTTGTATGCACAGTATCATGTCTCAGCTAAGATATTACTCAGTTATTATGGGGTATTCCTTTTAAGGTCAAGGCTTTGCCTAAGGGGCTCTTCTTGTCTGTATTtcagaaaataacaatgaatGGCTCCCCACTCAAGGTAAAGAACTCTGGAACTCCAAAGAAAGGTGAAGGCTCGACTCCCTCCACACCAAAATCTAGCAGGAAGTCGGGGGACAAGAAAGAAGGGAAGAGAGGTAGAAAGAGTGGTGACAAGAAACTCAATGTACTTAAAGCTTCTAAAAATGATGGTAAAGCTGGTACAAAGACACCAAAGATGAAGCAGATGACTCTGCTGCATCTGGCTAAGAGCACCCCTGCTGGGAGCCCGAAAAAGAGGGCCCGTAGTACAGGCATGGGTACGCCTAAACTGGGAAAGGCACTACACCCGATGGCTCTCCACCTCCTTCGTTACTATAAGGAGAACAAGGGcaaagaggacaaaaagaacTCTCTTTCCTGCCTCATCTCCAAGGCTGCAAAGACCTTGTCCCCAGATGATCGGGGCCGGCTGCCAGAGGAGCTCAAGGATCTGGTGCAGAAACgctgggagctgctggagcAAAAGAAGCGATGGAAGGCCATGAGTGAAGAAGAAAGGcaggaagagatgaagaaaaagcgTGAGGAGATCAGAGAGAAACTGCGTGAAAAGGCCAAGGAGAGGCGTGAGAAGGAGATGCTCGTACGCCGCGAACAGTCTCGCAGATACGAGGACCAGGAGATCGAAGGCAAGAACCTGCCGGCATTCAAGCTCGTTGACATGCCAGAGGGGCTGCCTAATGCCTTGTTTGGCGATGTGGCTATGGTTGTGGACTTCCTTCATTGCTACGCAGGGCTGCTGATGCCGGATGACCAGTATCCCATCACAGCAGTGGCTCTGATGGAAGCACTTTCAGGGGAACGGTCTGGCTTCCTCTACCTGAACCGAGTGCTGGTGGTGCTCCTTCAGACGCTGCTGCAGGATGAGCTGGCAGAAGGCTACAGCGAGCTTGATATGCCCTTATCCGAGATCCCCCTCACCATGCACTCTGCATCGGAGCTGGCCCGCTTGTGCTTGAGACCGTGTGACGCTCACAGTGAGGAGAGCGGCCAGGGCTCAGACGACACAGGGGGTTTTGGGGGCTTTGATGATGTGGTGACCAGCGAGTTCTTGGAGAAGCTCGAGACAATCGAGGTGTTTGAGCTGAGCCCTCAGGAGAAAGTGAATCTGCTAGTGGCCCTGTGTCACCGCATACTCATGACATACTCGGTCGAAGACCATGTTGATGCAAAGCAGCAACGGTCAGCAGAGCTGTGGAAGGAGCGCCTGGCAATGCTGAAAGAGGTCAATGACCGTAAGAAGgctgagaagaagaagcagaaggagaTGGAAGGTAATGGTTGGTGGTTGCCACCAGAGTGCTCCACCATGGAGGAGATTTAATActgattttaactttttatttttaaaatttttttttttacgtatcATCAACACAACTTTTATTCCCATGCATTTACAAGTGTTTCAGTTATGATTATAATTAGCTTATACTCAGCATGATGCCactatgtacatttttgttctatttttctGTACTCaaaggtgagaaaaagaaagaaggcgGCTCTAAGAAGGAGAGCAAAAAAGAATTAAAGGTGGAGCCAAAGGTGGAGCCGGAGCCGGAGCCTGAGGACATGATCAGCACCGTGAAGAGCCGGCGGCTGATGTCCATGCAGGccaagaaggagaaggaggagatggacagacagaACAAAGGTAAGATTTGGAGTAgttaatctgtaaaaaatctAAGAAGACTCGGGTTTTCTAAGTAGTTTCCAACCCCTGAGTCCTTGTTGTAAGTGACTTGGAGCACAGCCAGATATTTTATCTGTAATAACTACTACTTCTAAGCCTGAAACTTCTCACTCATATTTGTTACCATGTAATCTCCCCTCAGAGCGCATGGAGAAGGAGGCTGAAGAGGAGCGGCTACGCAGACAGAGGGCTGCAACAGAAAAGGCCTTTCAGGATGGTATCACCAAAGCCAGAAATGTCATGCGCCGGACGCCACTGGGTACAGACAGAAATCATAACAGGTCAGTGCTGCTCgcaaacaataaacaattacAGACAGATGAATGTAcatcctttaaaaaatgtaagtaaaatCTAACTGTTGTCCGCTTCACATTTTTTGTTCAGATACTGGCTTTTCTCTGACGTTGTTCCTGGTCTGTATATCGAGAAAGGATGGGTTAATGATAGTATAGACTACAACTTCACCCCTCCACCCGAAGAAAAACCAGCAGAGCCTGAGGtcgaagaggaagaggatggtgggttggctgcaactaatgattcaCAAGGTACAAAACTTtgagtattattattattattattgctaatGATATAACTATTATTCGCTGGAAAGAATTAGTTGCACACTGGCTTGGCAATCAATTATtaattttcagtgaaaatcttAAACTTGTTTAATGTaagtatttgctgcttttggtTGTCATTTATGATTGGAAATGAAGAATCTTCTGTTGTTTGGAAAAAAGAAGCGAattgaagacgtcactttgggctctatGACATGTCTTTGACCAAATTAttcattgtgaaaaataataTGCAGTTGCAACCCTACTTAAGTATGTTTTTGTGCCAGACCTAACCATATTgtaagcacagcgttgtgacaagAGAATACATTAAAATTGAACCTGAAGAAACAGTTGCAACATGtttaagtacttttttttttccaaaaaaacaaaacaaaacagttgaaggaagttgtttatttactgtttttgttgcagGAGTCGAGAAGGACGACAGCAGCATAGATGGTGCTATAAGTGAGGGAGCCCAGCAGGGAGCAGCATTCGACATCTGTATTGAGACGACTGTTCCCAAGCAGGGACAGAACCTCTGGTAAGAGCTTTCTGTGTCCTTTTCTGTTCATcctctctcatttctttctttgctttttacACAActgtttattgtgatttttcCTGTCCGTACGCAGGTTTGTATGTGACAACCCAGCTGAGCTGGATGAACTTGTGGAAAGTCTTCATCCTCAGGGTGTCAGAGAGAGTGAACTGAAGGTGAAGATACAAAACAAGTGAGTATACTCATTATTATAAAAGATAGCTGCTTCAACAAATAGGAATCCATCCCATCCTAGTGCGCTGCTAAACAAGCCTCAGTTGTTAAATTAGCCTTTGTTGAGTTGGAACTAGCAGCAGCTGTACAGTTAGAAAGTCAGAAATAAATTGAATATAGAACTGTTAGAGCATTTAAAGAAAGTACGAACAAAGCTCGTTTTaccaaaaaaaagcagacaagaACACCAATGCAGTGTCTTTCATCCACCTAGACAGTTGGGGTTTTAAACaagtcagcagcagtgatggagtaAATATAAAGCTGAACCCAAAGTTGTCGCTCGCATCTTTTCAGATACCAGGAAATCCTTCACTCCATCCATATGACCCGTAAGGCCAAAATGGGCCTCAGGACCTGCGACGGCTACGCTGAGCTGCTCAAGTACCTGCGCAGTGACATCCAGGAGGTGGCCTCACGACTGCAGAAGGGAGGTCTCGGTTACCTGGATGACAATGTAGACATCGAAGAGCAGGTGATCATTTCACTACATACAAAAAGGATTGTGTACACACACCTGGAATATTCATCGTTTGTTggcataaaaaacataaatatgttaCTGATTTAATAGCTCTTAATTCTCTCCACAGATGAAAGACATGACAGACTTGAAAGACTTTGGCGAATGCATCATCACCATTCAGGCCTGTGTAATCAAAAAGTTCCTGCAGGGATTCATGGCCcccaaacagaaaaagaagaaaaagcacgTAGGGGAGGAGAGCAGTAAGGCTGAAGAGGTGGATGAGGAGAAGAGACTGGCGGAAGAGGCTCGGGTAAGAGAACAGTTGTGATTAAAGACTCCATAAAGAAGCTGAGATTTGTtcatgaaacacacagcagattaatattttaaagCTTACCACTATTGGACTCTCTATATGTGATGCTCTGCTGATTTTAAACAAGTCTGGCCTTTTCCCTCGTAGGTAGCAACAGCGGTAGAGAAGTGGAAAACTGCTATCCGAGAGGCCCAGACGTTTTCCCGCATGCACGTCCTGCTGGGAATGTTGGACGCCTGCATAAAGTGGGACATGTCTGCCGAGAACGCTCGCTGCAAAGTCTGTCGCAGGAAAGGTAAGGACAGTCTTCAGCTGCTGTCCCACTCATTTGGTCTCAAAGTGAGGAGTTGGCTCTAGATAAAATATAGTACATAAGCAAATGAAAGAGTTACTCCTTTATTGACATGGAGAGAGATTTGTTGTAACTTGGCTTCGTCTCTGAGTGCAACAACCAGTCTTTTACTTTGAGCTGTGCTGGATGTTTGAATTGCAGTTTGGTggtctcctgctccttctctaGTGCTCAGGCAGAAACCGTCTGTGCTGAAACTGATGGAGTCTAAGCCCAGATCCAAACAGGGCAACAGCAGCCAGCTCAGAGCAGAACAGACTAGAACTGTCAGGCAGGTCTACGTAAAGAGTCAGCGTCCCTGCAGGCTAACAGGTGAACCTGTAGTGATAAGATGATGACATGAACTGAAACAAAAGGGAAATGTTGAAGAAGCTTTTAGGCCTTAACAAGGAGTGATgaccagaaaaataaaacaggaaggaTAAAAATGAGGGATAAATTTTAGgtgaaatgaggaaaaatattGAAACACGGCTCAGTTTTATGATTAATACTGATCTCTTCCAGGCGACGATGAGAAACTCATCCTTTGTGATGAGTGCAACAAGGCCTTCCACCTGTTCTGTCTGCGACCGGCACTGTACCGCATTCCTGTCGGAGAGTGGCGGTGCCCGGCCTGCCAGCCCACTGTGGCCAGACGTGGCTCCCGCTCAAGGTAACTGTCTGCTTTACTCATTCCGGTTTGTCTCGGCCCTATATTATCCATATGAACTGTTCTGCTATGTCATGGCTAATGAGTAATTCCCCGTTGGCTGCATCCCTaagaaaaattatgtttttactaAATTGTTGTTACTATAACAGATGTTATCACAGAAATGGCTGCTTTACATGCCATTTTTAGATTATCATTCACAGTAACAATCTGTATACACATATCTAGAAAGGTTTCACCCGTAACAATTTTAACAAATTAAACTCCTGCTGTCATGGCAGCCACTACTTACAAATACATAGATCTAGTAAAAAATATCTGTAGACATGCATGTTAAATTTGCAGGTTTCTGATGTACAGGTGACTTTTCCACTGACATCATTCTTAAAGCTGCAGTTGTGCTCAAGAGATGACTGTACTTAGTCCCCTTCACTGCGAAAAATGTACATTGAGGGGAAAATAGAATTTTAGTGTTAGTGAGATTCTGATATATTATTTGACACATATATTAACCTAATGTTTGTGTGATTATTTTCCCCAATTCAACAAAACTTTTGCAGTAAACTTTCCACTTCTCCGGCTACAGACAATATTCCATCTTCATCATTCGTGTCAAGATCTTTGATAGCTAAACTCTCTGTTGCAGAAACTACAACCAGGacacagatgaagaagaggacgaggacgagTCTGAAGAGGAGGActctgaggaggatgaagaggatgaggaagagaaTGACTACAAAGCCATGGGGCACAGCTGTGAGTATCTGCGAGAGAAAATTAAGTCCAGGTTTCACCAGattgtctgagtgtgtgagtttCTCTGCTCCATCCAGGAtgtctttaacatttttgtaaaatgcGAAACAGAATCAGAAGTGACATTCTTGGGCACCTGAGTTGGTTTTGGGAAAATTGGGGATCTTTTACGACGAAGGCTGGGAATGAGAGGAATGCTGACGGGGAATTTCAGTCCctgtcctctccctgtctctattgtctgtgtgttgtcatgTAGCACAGCTCAGGTC
This window encodes:
- the baz1b gene encoding tyrosine-protein kinase BAZ1B isoform X1 → MAPLLGRKPYPLAKPLAEPPGPGEEVYIIEHTKEAFRNKEEYEARLLRYGERIWTCKSTGSSQLTHKEAWEEEQEVTELLQEEYPQWFEKPILEMVHHNTVSLDKLVEMSWVEILTKYAVGEECDFLVGKDKSLQVKVVKIHPLENPEGETAEKKLEGACDSPSSDKENASQENQRKEPPPREEENRRESLSDRARRSPRKLPTAMKEEKKKWVMPKFLPHKYDVKLINEDKVISDVPADSLYRTERPPTKEIMRYFIRHNALRLGMGESAPWVVEDELVKKFNLPSKFSDFLLDPHKFLAENPSTKRKSLTSPEGRPSKKLKSPDTPGEDSGNEKGEKKRKRKKDSLGMPLSPTIWGHMQKITMNGSPLKVKNSGTPKKGEGSTPSTPKSSRKSGDKKEGKRGRKSGDKKLNVLKASKNDGKAGTKTPKMKQMTLLHLAKSTPAGSPKKRARSTGMGTPKLGKALHPMALHLLRYYKENKGKEDKKNSLSCLISKAAKTLSPDDRGRLPEELKDLVQKRWELLEQKKRWKAMSEEERQEEMKKKREEIREKLREKAKERREKEMLVRREQSRRYEDQEIEGKNLPAFKLVDMPEGLPNALFGDVAMVVDFLHCYAGLLMPDDQYPITAVALMEALSGERSGFLYLNRVLVVLLQTLLQDELAEGYSELDMPLSEIPLTMHSASELARLCLRPCDAHSEESGQGSDDTGGFGGFDDVVTSEFLEKLETIEVFELSPQEKVNLLVALCHRILMTYSVEDHVDAKQQRSAELWKERLAMLKEVNDRKKAEKKKQKEMEGEKKKEGGSKKESKKELKVEPKVEPEPEPEDMISTVKSRRLMSMQAKKEKEEMDRQNKERMEKEAEEERLRRQRAATEKAFQDGITKARNVMRRTPLGTDRNHNRYWLFSDVVPGLYIEKGWVNDSIDYNFTPPPEEKPAEPEVEEEEDGGLAATNDSQGVEKDDSSIDGAISEGAQQGAAFDICIETTVPKQGQNLWFVCDNPAELDELVESLHPQGVRESELKVKIQNKYQEILHSIHMTRKAKMGLRTCDGYAELLKYLRSDIQEVASRLQKGGLGYLDDNVDIEEQMKDMTDLKDFGECIITIQACVIKKFLQGFMAPKQKKKKKHVGEESSKAEEVDEEKRLAEEARVATAVEKWKTAIREAQTFSRMHVLLGMLDACIKWDMSAENARCKVCRRKVWWSPAPSLVLRQKPSVLKLMESKPRSKQGNSSQLRAEQTRTVRQVYVKSQRPCRLTGDDEKLILCDECNKAFHLFCLRPALYRIPVGEWRCPACQPTVARRGSRSRNYNQDTDEEEDEDESEEEDSEEDEEDEEENDYKAMGHSLRPRKKNKQSSSRQKNSKSKSKKQSSSSQSSKQKTGPNSPADIDELVRQSSQSGVRRQALELERCEEILKKLTKFRYSWPFREPVSPEEAEDYLDIISQPMDFQTMLGKFSQASYRHAQDFLEDMKLVFSNAEEYNQQGSTVLSCMVKTEQSFTELLQKLLPGLSYLRRRSRKRVSQTPATSEEEEEEEEEEEDDDDEEQEEELKKKMQNGKSNRKKASNSRGRRDEESESEEEDDENQEEEEEEDDDDDDDDDGRRRSKRTSATSGKKDYREQDSDGERDTRRTRQRRRRDNAAEASSDEERSSQQRHSKRQKRS